GGGAAGGTCAAGGCGGTCATTCGCAACCTCAGCGACGAACAGCTCGTCGTCTCCCAGGGGCAGGAGAACAACGCCCGCACGGACCTCTCCTTCATCGAGCGCGCCCTGTTTGCCACGCGTCTGGAAGATCGCGGCTTTTCCCGCGAGATCATCATGTCGTCGCTTGGTATCGACAAAGCGGCGCTCTCGAAGATGATCACGGTGGTGCGCCGGCTACCGGTCGAAGTGATCGAGGCGGTCGGTGCCGCGCCCGCTTTTGGACGCCGGCGATGGATGGAGCTCGCCGATCTTATCGATCTCGACGGCAACCGGTCGCGAGCGCTCGAATTTATCGAAAAGACCGAGTTTTCAGCCGGCGAAAGCGATCAGCGCTTCGAAAAGCTGTTCGGCTTCCTCAGTACGGCCAAGGCGCGCACAAAGGCGGAGGCCTGGACCGCGCCTGACCGCACACGTCCGGTACGCATCCGCGAGACGGAGTCAGAAACGACTCTTGCCTTCAGCAAGAAGGCGGCACCCGGTTTTGCCGATTTCGTGAGGCAGAGGCTGCAATCTCTGTACCTCGAATACCAACAGGAAACAGGAGATTAAACAGAGCAAAAGAAAAAGGCTTCCGAACGACTAGCGCTGCGGAAACCCTTCTCTCGTGTAGCAACTAGAGAATCCCATTTCCGCGAATCAGTGTCAAGAGTTTTTGACGTCGTTTCGGCGAACGGTTTTCTTTTGCCTTGGATAAGGTGAAGAAAAATGGAACGTGGAAGTGTGACGACGCCCTTTGGGCGGCGGCGGATGACGCTTGGCATGCTATCAAGCCAAATCACCGCCAGCCGCGCCGAGGCGGAGCGGTCTGTCGACAAGTGGAAATTGTTTCGCT
The genomic region above belongs to Sinorhizobium mexicanum and contains:
- the repB gene encoding plasmid partitioning protein RepB is translated as MARKNLIGISDSPTAPLDGERPAVERPIAGLAPGQRPSGLVGGITRSLSNITQKVERADELERQLAEGQSIVDLDPSLIDASFVVDRLGVAAEAQAALVQQIRDHGQQVPILVRPHPTAKERYQVAYGHRRLAALREIGGKVKAVIRNLSDEQLVVSQGQENNARTDLSFIERALFATRLEDRGFSREIIMSSLGIDKAALSKMITVVRRLPVEVIEAVGAAPAFGRRRWMELADLIDLDGNRSRALEFIEKTEFSAGESDQRFEKLFGFLSTAKARTKAEAWTAPDRTRPVRIRETESETTLAFSKKAAPGFADFVRQRLQSLYLEYQQETGD